The segment CGCGGCCAGCGAGCCCAGATAGGCCAGTACGAGCCACAGCAGCGGGGCGGTCAGCAGCAGGGACAGCCGCAGCCGCGGGCGGCGGTGCAGGATGCCCGCCGCCCGCCGCCCGAAGGTTTGCTCGATCATGTGGAGGGGTCAGCCCTTGATCTCGGTCCAGGCCTGTACCCACTTGGCGTACGGCACGCACTTCACATCCGTACGGCCGTCCAGGCACTGCGGGATGGGGGTGTTCCAGAAGTGGATCTGCTTCCAGTACGACTCGTCGGCGGCGTGGTAGGTGGTGCAGAAGCTCTTGTCGGCGGTGTAGTCGCAGGACTTGGAGTCGGCCGGGGCCTCGCCGAACCACTCGGCGACCTGGGCGTTGACCTTGGGGGAGACGATCCAGTCCAGCCACTTGTAGGCGCAGTTGGGGTGCTTGGCCTTCGCGGAGACCATCCAGGTGTCGGACCAGCCGGTGGCGCCCTCGGTCGGGAGGACCGCGTCGACCTTGACCTTCTCGCCCTGGGCGAGGTTGGCGATGACCTGCCAGGTGGTGCCGATGACGGAGTCGCCGCTCTTGAAGGCGGAGATCTCCTTCAGGTAGTCGCTCCAGTACTCGCCGATGTCGGCGTTCTGCGCCTTGAGCAGGGCCACGGCCGCGTCGAACTGCTTGGTGTCCAGGGCGTACGGGTCCTTGATGCCCAGCGCCGGCTTGGTCTTCATCAGGTACAGGGCGGCGTCGGCGATGTAGATGGCCGAGTCGTACGCGGTGACATGGCCCTTGTACGCCGACGCGTCGTCGAAGACCGCCGACCAGGAGGTGGGCGCCGGGGAGACCTTGTCGGTGCGGTACATGAGGAGGTTGGCGCCGCGGCCGTGCGGGATTCCGTAGGCGACCCCGTTGACGGAGTTCCACTTCTGGAGCTTGAGGCTGGAGAAGATGTTCGCGTAGTTAGGGACGAGCGCGGTGTTGACGGGCGCGGCGTCGCCGGAGGCGATCAGCCGGAGCGAGGCGTCGCCGGAGGCGGAGACGGCGTCGTACTGGCCGGTCTTCATCAGGCTGACCATCTCGTCCGAGGTACCGGCGACCTTGGTGTTGACCTTGCAGCCGGTCTGCTTCTCGAACGGGGTGACCCAGTCCACGGACTTGTCGTTGGAGCCGTCCTCGGCGTAGCCCGCCCAGGCGATGAGGTCGACCTCGCCCTCGGATTTGCCGAGGGACTTCTGGGCGGTGAGCTTGGGCGGGGTGAAGGCGCCGTTGGAGCTGTCGGTGGTGGTGCTCGACGAACTGCAGGCACTGGTGGTGGCGCCGGCCAGGGCGAGCACGGCACAGGCGATGACGGTACGGGTCAGGCGCACGTGGACTCCGATTCGGGCATCGGTACGGGGACGTTGTGGCGGCGCTGCCACTGGAGGCGGACGCGGGTGCCGCGGTAGGCGGCGGTCTCCTCGGAGGAGGTCTCCAGGTTCTGCTGGAGGGCGGTGAGGCGGCCGCCGCCGTCGAGGTCGATCAGGAAGCGGGTGGAGTCGCCGAGGTAGACGACCTCGGCGACGGTGCCGGTGGCGTTGTCGTCGGCGTCAGCGGGGCCCTTGTCGTCCTGTTTGAGGAGGCGGATCTTCTCCGGGCGGATGCTGTAGGTCGTCCCGTCCTCGTCCGTCAGCAGGTTGGAGGTGCCGACGAAGCTCGCGACGAAGGGGGTGGCCGGGCGTTCGTACACCTCGGCGGGTGTCCCGACCTGCTCGATCCGGCCGCCGTTGAAGACGGCGATCCGGTCGCTCATGCTCAGCGCCTCGTCCTGGTCGTGGGTGACGAAGACGAAGGTGATGCCGACCTCCCGCTGAAGTGCCTTCAGCTCGACCTGCATCTGCTCGCGCAGCTTCAGGTCCAGCGCGCCCAGCGGCTCGTCCAGCAGCAGCACTTTGGGCCGGTTGACCAGGGCCCGGGCGAGGGCGACGCGCTGCCGCTGGCCGCCCGAGAGCTGGGACGGGCGGCGGCCGCCGAAGCCTTCGAGCCGTACGGAGGCGAGGGCGTCGCGGACGCGTTCCATCCGCTCGCCCCTGGGCACCTTCCGGATCTTCAGCCCGTACGCGATGTTCTGCTCGACCGTCATGTGCGGGAAGAGGGCGTAGTCCTGGAAGACGGTGTTGACGTCCCGTTCGAAGGGCGCGAGGCGGGTG is part of the Streptomyces sp. NBC_01262 genome and harbors:
- a CDS encoding ABC transporter substrate-binding protein yields the protein MRLTRTVIACAVLALAGATTSACSSSSTTTDSSNGAFTPPKLTAQKSLGKSEGEVDLIAWAGYAEDGSNDKSVDWVTPFEKQTGCKVNTKVAGTSDEMVSLMKTGQYDAVSASGDASLRLIASGDAAPVNTALVPNYANIFSSLKLQKWNSVNGVAYGIPHGRGANLLMYRTDKVSPAPTSWSAVFDDASAYKGHVTAYDSAIYIADAALYLMKTKPALGIKDPYALDTKQFDAAVALLKAQNADIGEYWSDYLKEISAFKSGDSVIGTTWQVIANLAQGEKVKVDAVLPTEGATGWSDTWMVSAKAKHPNCAYKWLDWIVSPKVNAQVAEWFGEAPADSKSCDYTADKSFCTTYHAADESYWKQIHFWNTPIPQCLDGRTDVKCVPYAKWVQAWTEIKG
- a CDS encoding ABC transporter ATP-binding protein; translated protein: MAIRLHGLRKSFGHAEAVAGIDLDIGDGEFFSMLGPSGSGKTTVLRMIAGFEAPTAGTIELAGQDVTRLAPFERDVNTVFQDYALFPHMTVEQNIAYGLKIRKVPRGERMERVRDALASVRLEGFGGRRPSQLSGGQRQRVALARALVNRPKVLLLDEPLGALDLKLREQMQVELKALQREVGITFVFVTHDQDEALSMSDRIAVFNGGRIEQVGTPAEVYERPATPFVASFVGTSNLLTDEDGTTYSIRPEKIRLLKQDDKGPADADDNATGTVAEVVYLGDSTRFLIDLDGGGRLTALQQNLETSSEETAAYRGTRVRLQWQRRHNVPVPMPESESTCA